A genome region from Euphorbia lathyris chromosome 4, ddEupLath1.1, whole genome shotgun sequence includes the following:
- the LOC136227948 gene encoding uncharacterized protein, which produces MSNLTKLEFDALDITGDNYLSWVLDAEIHLDAKELGDTIKAGNEATNQNKAKAMIFLRHHLHADLKIEYLTVKDPQVLWNNLKDRYDHQKNVILPKARHEWSNLRLQDFKSVSEYNSAMFRITSQLLLCGDKITDAEMLERTYSTFHANNVVLQTQYREKGFKKYSELISCLLVAEQNNELLMKNHALRPTGSAPFPEANVTSYNMKENDHNSSGRGRGRGRGHGHGRGRGYGRGRGGYFKNSQSHQKWDNKDGHRHGEDNNAGVTNTCYRCGGKGHWSRTCRTPKRFVDLYQQSLKQNNKKETNLVYEDGVDDFDCRNTTLKVDDFIPPSGNDIN; this is translated from the coding sequence ATGTCGAACCTTACGAAACTTGAATTTGATGCCCTTGATATTACTGGAGACAACTATTTATCTTGGGTGTTAGATGCTGAAATTCATCTAGATGCAAAAGAACTTGGTGATACAATCAAAGCAGGAAATGAAGCAACCAATCAAAACAAGGCAAAAGCTATGATATTTCTTCGCCATCACCTCCATGCAGATCTTAAAATTGAGTACTTGACTGTGAAAGATCCACAAGTCCTTTGGAATAATCTAAAGGATAGGTATGACCACCAAAAAAATGTGATATTACCTAAAGCTCGTCATGAATGGTCTAATTTAAGACTACAAGACTTTAAGTCAGTAAGTGAATATAACTCAGCCATGTTCAGAATTACTTCACAATTGCTATTATGTGGAGACAAAATCACTGATGCAGAAATGTTAGAGAGAACATACTCTACTTTTCATGCAAATAATGTTGTCCTGCAGACACAATATCGTGAAAAGGGATTTAAGAAATATTCTGAGCTTATATCTTGTCTCCTTGTGGCTGAgcaaaataatgaattattgATGAAAAATCATGCGTTGCGTCCAACTGGTTCTGCTCCATTCCCTGAAGCAAATGTGACATCATATAATATGAAAGAAAATGACCATAATAGTAGTGGTCGAGGACGTGGCCGTGGACGTGGTCACGGACATGGACGTGGACGTGGATATGGTCGAGGTCGAGGTGGTTATTTTAAGAACTCACAATCCCACCAGAAGTGGGACAATAAAGATGGTCACAGACATGGAGAAGATAACAATGCAGGAGTGACCAATACATGTTACCGCTGTGGAGGAAAAGGCCATTGGTCTCGCACATGTCGTACACCAAAGCGTTTTGTTGATCTTTATCAACAATCGTTGAAGCAAAAcaacaagaaagaaacaaatcTTGTGTATGAAGATGGCGTAGATGACTTTGATTGTAGAAATACAACCCTGAAGGTTGATGATTTCATTCCCCCCTCTGGCAATGATATAAATTAG
- the LOC136227749 gene encoding MATH domain and coiled-coil domain-containing protein At3g58250-like isoform X1, producing MFCFCFNNSVDSAQKTKEQAAIKHPIPQLPAQHKQTDSAKKTKEQQIRYLPAVDEQTEVIRELRDLPPVHYLFKIQNFSHLLNAKRQSFQSSDFVVAGYTWRLRLSHYPKGNKNLMNEKQYLSLYLRLLESSSLPKDKEIDVFFQLFVYNQVQDNYLTVQGRVRRFRGIKSECGFDELLPLDIFKDESNGYLIKDRCVFGAEIFVLDFRNIRRGESVSVVKELGDNSFTWNIQNFEKMKEVHYKSEVFAIGGHKWSLKIYPNGDPGKS from the exons ATGTTTTGTTTTTGCTTTAATAATAGTGTTGATTCTGCCCAAAAAACAAAAGAGCAAGCAGCTATCAAACATCCAATTCCACAACTTCCTGCTCAACATAAACAAACTG ATTCCgccaaaaaaacaaaagagcAACAGATTCGATACCTTCCTGCTGTAGATGAACAAACTG AAGTAATACGGGAATTAAGGGATCTACCACCTGTTCATTACCTGTTTAAGATCCAAAACTTCTCCCACCTTTTGAATGCAAAGCGACAGAGCTTCCAATCAAGTGATTTTGTAGTCGCTGGATACACATG GAGATTAAGATTATCTCATTATCCTAAAGGGAACAAGAACTTGATGAATGAGAAGCAGTATCTCTCTCTATATTTACGTCTCTTGGAATCAAGTTCACTTCCTAAAGATAAGGAAATCGATGTGTTCTTTCAGCTGTTTGTTTATAATCAAGTTCAGGATAACTATTTGACAGTTCAAGGTAGGGTAAGGCGATTTCGAGGGATAAAATCAGAATGTGGTTTTGATGAATTACTTCCGCTAGATATTTTCAAGGATGAATCAAATGGATACCTGATTAAAGATAGATGTGTGTTTGGAGCTGAGATTTTTGTTCTTGATTTTAGAAACATTAGAAGAGGGGAATCTGTATCTGTTGTGAAAGAACTTGGTGACAACTCTTTCACTTGGAATATTCAGAATTTTGAAAAGATGAAAGAAGTACACTACAAATCGGAGGTTTTTGCTATTGGTGGCCATAAATG GAGCTTGAAGATTTATCCAAACGGGGATCCAGGTAAAAGCTGA
- the LOC136227749 gene encoding MATH domain and coiled-coil domain-containing protein At3g58250-like isoform X2, with product MFCFCFNNSVDSAQKTKEQAAIKHPIPQLPAQHKQTDSAKKTKEQQIRYLPAVDEQTEVIRELRDLPPVHYLFKIQNFSHLLNAKRQSFQSSDFVVAGYTWRLRLSHYPKGNKNLMNEKQYLSLYLRLLESSSLPKDKEIDVFFQLFVYNQVQDNYLTVQGRVRRFRGIKSECGFDELLPLDIFKDESNGYLIKDRCVFGAEIFVLDFRNIRRGESVSVVKELGDNSFTWNIQNFEKMKEVHYKSEVFAIGGHK from the exons ATGTTTTGTTTTTGCTTTAATAATAGTGTTGATTCTGCCCAAAAAACAAAAGAGCAAGCAGCTATCAAACATCCAATTCCACAACTTCCTGCTCAACATAAACAAACTG ATTCCgccaaaaaaacaaaagagcAACAGATTCGATACCTTCCTGCTGTAGATGAACAAACTG AAGTAATACGGGAATTAAGGGATCTACCACCTGTTCATTACCTGTTTAAGATCCAAAACTTCTCCCACCTTTTGAATGCAAAGCGACAGAGCTTCCAATCAAGTGATTTTGTAGTCGCTGGATACACATG GAGATTAAGATTATCTCATTATCCTAAAGGGAACAAGAACTTGATGAATGAGAAGCAGTATCTCTCTCTATATTTACGTCTCTTGGAATCAAGTTCACTTCCTAAAGATAAGGAAATCGATGTGTTCTTTCAGCTGTTTGTTTATAATCAAGTTCAGGATAACTATTTGACAGTTCAAGGTAGGGTAAGGCGATTTCGAGGGATAAAATCAGAATGTGGTTTTGATGAATTACTTCCGCTAGATATTTTCAAGGATGAATCAAATGGATACCTGATTAAAGATAGATGTGTGTTTGGAGCTGAGATTTTTGTTCTTGATTTTAGAAACATTAGAAGAGGGGAATCTGTATCTGTTGTGAAAGAACTTGGTGACAACTCTTTCACTTGGAATATTCAGAATTTTGAAAAGATGAAAGAAGTACACTACAAATCGGAGGTTTTTGCTATTGGTGGCCATAAATG A